In one window of Gossypium hirsutum isolate 1008001.06 chromosome A01, Gossypium_hirsutum_v2.1, whole genome shotgun sequence DNA:
- the LOC121203703 gene encoding probable sugar phosphate/phosphate translocator At3g17430, with amino-acid sequence MINKAHVLTYFYLLIYILLSSGVILYNKWVLSPKYFNFPFPITLTMIHMAFSGIVAFFLIRVFKVVAPVKMTFEIYATCVIPISAFFASSLWFGNTAYLHISVAFIQMLKALMPVATFFMGVMCGTDKPRCDVFLNMVLVSVGVVVSSYGEIHFNIVGTVYQVTGILAEALRLVLTQVLLQKKGLTLNPITSLYYIAPCSFVFLFVPWCLLEKPGMEVSQIQFNFWIFFSNALCALALNLSIFLVIGRTGAVTIRVAGVLKDWILIALSTVVFPESTITGLNIIGYAIALCGVVMYNYIKVKDGRTPQLPSDSIPERLTKDWKLEKKSSDIFTPNTNNDANGGSNFNGSELNDEEAPLVSSRISLLGRQLSNSSTQRV; translated from the exons ATGATAAACAAGGCGCATGTATTGACGTATTTCTATCTATTGATCTACATTTTGCTTTCTTCCGGCGTTATATTGTATAACAAG TGGGTTCTGTCTCCCAAATACTTCAATTTTCCTTTTCCTATAACGTTGACAATGATTCACATGGCATTCTCCGGAATCGTTGCGTTTTTTCTTATCCGTGTTTTCAAG GTTGTAGCTCCTGTCAAAATGACGTTTGAAAT ATATGCAACATGTGTAATACCTATAAGTGCCTTCTTTGCTTCAAGTCTTTG GTTTGGTAACACTGCCTATTTGCATATATCTGTGGCTTTTATCCAGATGCTCAAAGCTCTAA TGCCAGTGGCAACATTTTTCATGGGTGTAATGTGTGGCACTGATAAACCAAGGTGCGATGTGTTCTTAAACATGGTGCTGGTCAGCGTTGGAGTTGTCGTTTCCTCATATGGGGAAATTCATTTTAATATAGTTGGCACAGTTTATCAGGTCACGGGCATCCTAGCTGAAGCTTTGAGGCTGGTCTTAACTCAAGTCCTACTGCAAAAGAAGGGCTTGACTCTAAATCCAATCACCAGCTTATACTACATCGCACCCTGCAG TTTTGTGTTTCTTTTTGTGCCTTGGTGTTTACTGGAGAAGCCTGGGATGGAAGTTTCACAGATACAATTCAATTTCTGGATCTTTTTCTCCAATGCTCTTTGTGCTTTAGCTCTGAACTTGTCTATATTCTTAGTAATTGGAAGAACTGGAGCTGTCACCATTAGGGTTGCTGGTGTCCTAAAAGACTGGATACTGATTGCCCTTTCCACTGTTGTTTTTCCAGAGTCTACAATAACAGGGCTCAATATAATTGGTTATGCAATCG CTCTTTGCGGTGTTGTCATGTACAACTACATAAAGGTTAAGGATGGTCGTACACCTCAGCTTCCTTCAGATAGTATTCCTGAGAGATTAACAAAG GATTGGAAGTTGGAGAAAAAGTCATCTGACATATTCACCCCGAATACCAACAATGATGCCAACGGAGGAAGCAATTTCAACGGCTCTGAATTGAATGATGAAGAAGCACCTCTAGTTTCATCAAGAATATCGCTTTTAGGGCGCCAGCTCAGCAACTCTAGCACTCAACGTGTATAG
- the LOC121203709 gene encoding pyruvate dehydrogenase (acetyl-transferring) kinase, mitochondrial: MAAKKASESFSKTLIEEVHKWGCMKQTGVSLRYMMEFGSKPTQRNLLISGQFLHKELPIRIARRAIELESLPYGLSEKPAVLKVRDWYLDSFRDLRSFPEIKDTNDEREFTQMIKAIKVRHNNVVPMMALGVQQLKKGMDPKIIYEDLDEIHQFLDRFYMSRIGIRMLIGQHVELHNPNPPLHCVGYIHTKMSPVEVAQNASEDARCICLREYGSAPEVNIYGDPKFTFPYVPTHLHLMVFELVKNSLRAVQERYMDSDRVAPPIRIIVADGIEDVTIKVSDEGGGIPRSGLPKIFTYLYSTARNPLDEHSDLGTADTVTMAGYGYGLPISRLYARYFGGDLQIISMEGYGTDAYLHLSRLGDSQEPLP, from the exons ATGGCGGCTAAGAAGGCGAGTGAATCTTTCTCCAAGACCTTAATTGAGGAAGTTCACAAATGGGGTTGCATGAAACAGACAGGGGTGAGCTTGAGGTACATGATGGAGTTTGGGTCTAAGCCTACTCAACGAAACTTGTTGATTTCGGGTCAGTTTCTCCATAAGGAGCTTCCTATTAGAATTGCCCGAAGAGCAATTGAGCTTGAGAGCCTCCCTTATGGTCTTTCCGAGAAGCCTGCTGTTTTGAAG GTGAGGGACTGGTATTTGGATTCCTTTCGTGACTTAAGATCTTTTCCCGAGATCAAGGATACCAATGATGAGAGGGAATTTACACAAATGATTAAGGCTATCAAGGTGAGACACAACAATGTGGTCCCTATGATGGCTTTGGGGGTTCAACAGTTGAAGAAAGGCATGGATCCAAAGATCATTTATGAGGATCTTGATGAGATTCATCAGTTTCTAGATAGATTTTACATGTCAAGAATTGGAATCCGTATGCTTATTG GGCAGCATGTGGAGCTGCATAACCCTAATCCTCCTCTGCATTGTGTGGGCTATATACACACAAAAATGTCTCCGGTGGAGGTGGCTCAAAATGCTAGTGAGGATGCTCGCTGTATTTGTTTGCGGGAGTATGGTAGTGCTCCTGAAGTTAATATCTATGGTGATCCCAAATTTACATTCCC GTATGTTCCAACACACTTGCATCTTATGGTATTTGAGTTGGTCAAAAACTCCTTGCGTGCTGTCCAAGAGCGTTATATGGATTCGGATAGAGTTGCGCCACCTATTCGAATAATAGTTGCTGACGGAATTGAGGATGTAACCATAAAG GTCTCTGATGAGGGGGGTGGCATACCAAGAAGCGGTCTTCCCAAGATTTTCACATACCTATACAGCACTGCCAGAAACCCATTGGACGAGCACTCAGATCTGGGAACAGCTGATACAGTAACCATGGCTGGATATGGTTATGGGCTACCAATAAGCCGCTTGTATGCTCGATATTTTGGAGGAGATCTTCAAATTATCTCCATGGAAGGATATG GGACTGATGCATATCTTCATTTGTCTCGTTTGGGAGATTCACAAGAACCCTTGCcatga